One window of the Lysobacter sp. S4-A87 genome contains the following:
- a CDS encoding PilC/PilY family type IV pilus protein: MDAQCGSGMDRRKFAFPFLRALALAITLATEPVIAQVQIAQTPLYVGPRVPGNLALVPSVEFPTINSPANLGRYEVKRTYAGYFDADKCYNYRYSPIESERHFYPVRFTRGHVCSYSRKEWSGNFMNWAVTQTVDPFRLALTGGYRFRDTPTETWLEKARHDRGYGFSDRRLPDGRPADIDEVSAATPASWNWMWVQVAGQGNRMRFTGRNYWRAVVAYDPAVHDLVLDRRGDAIPGNGFEVSVRVRVCVPNLLEANCRQYGRGWKPEGLIQEYSDRVRYSIFGYLNDSSVWRDGGVLRANQKFVGPLSHDPATGPAANAAREWDPETGVIVRNPDPAAAAATPGGIRDSGVINYLNKVGQLTSRPHKAFDPVGELYYAAIRYFKHQGNVAAYSAITGNAYDQADGFPVITRWDDPIQYRCQANVILGIGDVNTHRDKNLPGNTNLSEEPATPPEVRADRTINVVTSTRKVAELESLRIGTPFSGRNNSAYMAGLAYDSHTRDIRPELDGRQTIATHWVDVRENGVLAPRAFNQYWLAAKYGGFRVPDDFRPYERTTALPEAWWNDSGDILATGDKRPDNFYVASEADKMVESLTRAFRRIIQEVTGSAASIASNSTRLEAGAMIFQARFQSPSWRGELSAYPLDPATGRFADDPRWNASDRLAAMPWSRRKIHVHNRQAPANRRYGRLTWDALGPTQRSAVGDEATLDFLRGDRSNEGRLRTRQGVLGDIVHSQPVFVGRPDARLYSGATFAGASSYADFAEHRSGRRGVVYVGANDGMLHGFDSATGDEVYAFMPAAAFNARLKTLASPDYEHRFFVDGELSVADVYSIADRRWKTILVGSMGRGGKAVFALDVTDPADVKFLWEKDDSDVPSLGNVLGKPILAQVANGDWRVLLGNGPNSAAGTAQLVTIGIESGVAQVATTGISGNNALSGVDAWDTNRDGFFETVYGGDLAGNLWRFEGIGSAAMSAGKLYAARGSDGRPQPITAAPLVIRNPQTRAAWVFFGTGRYLGDADVADKSVQSWYGLVDDGDEVQGRAALVRHRILAERAGGQNLTLRVTSKATPADFVGKDGWMLDLVSPLNGREGERMVVPNRFDRGMLIGTTRIPDSSDLCSPGGRGFIMALDPFTGSRPSSSFFDGNGDGQVNELDTVKVDGESVASSGVGFGSSPNGPIVLGAEIQVNLEDGTRQKLITRSTGTKASRISWRELLMD; encoded by the coding sequence ATGGATGCTCAATGCGGCAGCGGCATGGACAGAAGAAAGTTCGCCTTTCCTTTTCTGAGAGCGCTTGCACTGGCGATCACCCTGGCGACCGAACCGGTCATCGCCCAGGTACAGATAGCGCAGACACCCTTGTATGTCGGCCCGCGAGTGCCGGGCAATCTCGCGCTGGTGCCTTCTGTCGAGTTTCCGACGATCAACAGTCCAGCCAACCTCGGACGGTATGAGGTGAAACGAACGTACGCGGGCTATTTCGATGCGGACAAGTGCTACAACTACCGCTACTCGCCCATCGAGTCCGAGCGGCACTTCTACCCGGTCCGCTTCACCCGTGGACACGTCTGCAGCTACTCCCGGAAGGAATGGAGTGGCAACTTCATGAACTGGGCGGTGACCCAGACCGTCGACCCTTTCCGCCTGGCCCTGACCGGTGGCTACCGGTTCCGCGATACGCCCACTGAAACCTGGCTCGAAAAAGCACGCCACGACCGGGGCTATGGATTCTCCGACCGTCGTCTGCCCGACGGTCGACCGGCTGACATCGACGAAGTGAGCGCGGCAACGCCGGCCTCCTGGAACTGGATGTGGGTGCAGGTCGCGGGCCAGGGCAACAGAATGCGTTTCACTGGACGCAATTACTGGAGGGCAGTGGTTGCGTATGACCCGGCAGTGCACGACCTGGTCCTGGACCGCCGCGGGGATGCCATTCCCGGGAATGGGTTCGAGGTGAGCGTTCGCGTCAGGGTCTGCGTGCCAAACCTGCTGGAAGCCAACTGCAGGCAGTACGGCCGGGGCTGGAAGCCGGAGGGCCTGATCCAGGAGTACTCCGACCGCGTCCGATACAGCATCTTCGGCTACCTCAATGATTCAAGCGTGTGGCGCGACGGCGGCGTGCTGCGGGCCAACCAGAAGTTCGTCGGGCCGCTGAGCCACGATCCGGCGACTGGTCCCGCCGCGAACGCGGCAAGGGAGTGGGATCCCGAAACCGGCGTGATCGTCCGCAATCCGGACCCAGCCGCCGCCGCAGCGACACCGGGCGGAATCCGCGACAGCGGCGTCATCAACTACCTCAACAAGGTCGGCCAGCTGACCTCGCGACCGCACAAGGCCTTCGATCCGGTCGGGGAGCTCTACTACGCCGCGATTCGCTACTTCAAACACCAGGGCAACGTCGCCGCTTACTCGGCCATCACCGGCAACGCGTACGACCAGGCCGATGGCTTCCCGGTCATCACCCGATGGGATGACCCGATCCAGTATCGATGCCAGGCCAACGTCATCCTCGGCATCGGTGATGTGAACACACACCGCGACAAGAATCTCCCTGGCAATACCAACCTGTCGGAAGAGCCCGCCACGCCGCCCGAGGTGAGAGCGGACAGGACCATCAACGTGGTGACGTCCACCCGGAAGGTGGCCGAGCTGGAGTCGCTGCGAATCGGAACCCCATTCTCCGGCCGCAACAACTCGGCGTACATGGCCGGCCTGGCCTACGACTCGCATACGCGCGACATTCGTCCGGAACTGGATGGCAGGCAGACGATCGCCACGCACTGGGTGGATGTCCGCGAGAACGGCGTGCTGGCGCCCAGGGCATTCAACCAGTACTGGCTGGCGGCCAAGTACGGTGGCTTCCGCGTACCGGACGATTTCCGTCCCTACGAGCGGACCACGGCACTGCCCGAAGCGTGGTGGAACGATTCCGGCGACATCCTCGCCACCGGCGACAAGCGACCCGACAACTTCTATGTCGCCAGCGAAGCCGACAAGATGGTCGAGAGCCTGACCCGGGCATTCAGGCGCATCATCCAGGAAGTCACCGGCTCCGCTGCCTCGATTGCATCGAATTCCACGCGACTGGAAGCCGGCGCGATGATCTTCCAGGCGCGTTTCCAGAGCCCGTCCTGGCGCGGTGAACTCAGCGCATATCCGCTCGATCCGGCTACTGGCCGGTTCGCCGACGATCCGCGCTGGAATGCCAGCGACCGGCTCGCGGCAATGCCCTGGTCGCGACGGAAGATCCACGTCCACAATCGCCAGGCACCTGCGAACCGCCGTTACGGGCGGCTCACCTGGGATGCGCTGGGGCCGACGCAGCGGTCGGCGGTGGGCGACGAAGCGACGCTGGACTTTCTGCGCGGCGATCGCAGCAACGAGGGACGCTTGCGCACGCGCCAGGGCGTACTTGGCGATATCGTTCACTCCCAGCCTGTTTTCGTCGGCCGGCCGGATGCGCGTCTTTACTCCGGTGCGACGTTTGCCGGTGCTTCGTCGTATGCCGACTTCGCCGAGCATCGATCGGGCAGGCGCGGTGTCGTCTATGTCGGCGCCAATGACGGCATGCTGCACGGGTTCGACTCCGCCACCGGCGATGAGGTCTATGCATTCATGCCGGCGGCGGCCTTCAACGCCCGGTTGAAGACGCTGGCGTCGCCCGACTACGAGCATCGCTTCTTCGTCGACGGCGAGCTGTCAGTGGCGGACGTGTACTCCATTGCAGACCGCCGATGGAAGACGATCCTGGTGGGCAGCATGGGGCGGGGCGGAAAGGCGGTATTCGCGCTGGACGTCACCGATCCGGCCGACGTGAAGTTCCTCTGGGAGAAGGATGACTCCGACGTCCCGTCGTTGGGCAACGTGCTGGGCAAGCCCATCCTTGCCCAGGTCGCCAATGGCGATTGGCGTGTGTTGCTCGGCAATGGACCCAACAGCGCGGCTGGCACTGCCCAGCTGGTGACGATCGGCATCGAGTCCGGTGTCGCGCAGGTGGCAACCACCGGCATTTCGGGCAACAACGCACTGTCAGGCGTGGATGCCTGGGACACCAATCGCGATGGCTTCTTCGAGACCGTCTACGGCGGCGACCTCGCGGGCAACCTGTGGCGATTTGAAGGTATCGGAAGCGCTGCGATGTCGGCTGGCAAGCTGTACGCCGCCAGGGGTAGCGATGGCAGGCCGCAACCCATCACCGCCGCTCCGCTGGTGATCAGGAACCCGCAAACACGCGCAGCCTGGGTGTTCTTCGGTACCGGTCGCTATCTCGGTGATGCCGATGTCGCCGACAAGAGCGTGCAGAGCTGGTACGGCCTTGTCGACGACGGTGACGAAGTGCAGGGACGAGCGGCGCTTGTGCGCCACCGGATCCTGGCAGAGCGGGCCGGCGGCCAGAATCTGACGTTGCGAGTGACCAGCAAGGCGACCCCGGCCGACTTTGTCGGCAAGGATGGCTGGATGCTCGATCTGGTGTCACCGCTCAACGGCAGGGAAGGCGAGCGAATGGTGGTGCCCAACCGTTTCGATCGCGGAATGCTGATTGGCACTACGCGCATTCCGGATTCCAGTGACCTCTGCAGTCCGGGTGGCCGGGGTTTCATCATGGCGCTGGACCCGTTCACCGGGTCACGGCCTTCGTCGAGCTTCTTCGACGGCAATGGCGACGGACAAGTCAACGAGCTGGACACGGTCAAGGTGGATGGCGAGAGCGTTGCTTCAAGCGGTGTGGGCTTCGGCAGTAGCCCGAATGGCCCGATCGTACTCGGCGCCGAAATCCAGGTGAACCTGGAAGACGGCACCAGGCAAAAGCTGATCACGCGAAGTACCGGCACCAAGGCCAGCCG
- the pilV gene encoding type IV pilus modification protein PilV: MRRATSSRTGRGRIRPCGSQQRGVGLIEVLIAVLVMAIGLLGVAALQAVALRNSQSSLERSQAVVLTYAILDAMRANAAEARAGVYDMGMTCSAPAQPGTRTAGAANLGADDRSAWIVAIRAELGANGCGQITCAAVAGTEVRDCAVIVRWNDSRGTAGSHAHQIRTVVRV; the protein is encoded by the coding sequence ATGCGCCGGGCAACCTCTAGTCGCACCGGCCGTGGGCGCATCCGTCCCTGCGGCAGCCAGCAACGTGGCGTGGGCCTGATCGAAGTGCTGATCGCCGTGCTGGTCATGGCCATCGGCCTTCTCGGTGTTGCCGCCCTGCAAGCGGTGGCATTGCGCAACAGCCAGAGTTCGCTGGAGCGCAGCCAGGCGGTCGTGCTGACCTACGCGATCCTGGATGCCATGCGCGCAAATGCCGCCGAGGCGAGGGCGGGGGTCTACGACATGGGAATGACCTGCAGCGCCCCGGCGCAGCCGGGGACCCGCACGGCCGGCGCGGCGAATCTTGGAGCGGATGACCGCTCAGCCTGGATCGTCGCCATCAGGGCCGAGCTGGGTGCGAATGGTTGTGGACAGATCACCTGCGCTGCCGTGGCGGGTACCGAGGTCAGGGACTGCGCCGTGATCGTTCGCTGGAATGATTCGCGAGGCACGGCCGGCAGCCATGCGCATCAGATCAGAACGGTGGTGAGGGTATGA
- a CDS encoding efflux RND transporter permease subunit, with amino-acid sequence MTIAELSIKRPVTAIMFFVSLFVIGLIAAIRLPLEAFPEVSPPFIFVQIPYEGSTPEEVERTLLRPVEEALSTMTDVKRMDANARSDGAEIFMQFSDWDRDVAIAASEARERIDAIRDDLPDDLQRYNVFKFSTTDEPVLRVRLASSTDLTGAYDMIDREFKRRIERIPGVARVEVTGAAPNEVEIAIDPDRLTAHNLSINDLNTRLQAVNFSVSAGQIDDGGRRLRVQPVGEITDLQQLRDLIIDTKGTRLGDIADVRLKPARMNYGRRLDGKPAIGLDIFKERSANLVEVSGNALKEVEAIRDQPEMAGIQIKIIDNQGDNVTSSLLELAEAGGIGLLLSIAVLFFFLRHWPSTLMVTLAIPICFVMTLGFMYFTGVTLNILTMMGLLLAVGMLVDNAVVVVESIYQERERMPDQPTLASIVGTRHVAIALSAGTLCHCIVFLPNLFGDRNFLSIYLSQIAITISVSLLASWLVAVSLIPMISARLKTPPAVRSDRGLIPRLQSGYARFLRWTLEHRGKSVLGILMIIAISIVPMNLTKKNMFGGDDGTETNIFYQWKGAYTKEQMSAEILKVEKFLEANRKRYNITQIYSYFSEQGWGGTRLTFDLDKVKETKATIEKLREELPKSARANIGIGNQGGGGGGGGPGQNVQVQLVGDSTETLVELANDIVPILAKRKELRDVRVDIGDQNSELSVHVDRDRAAAFGFSAKEVASFVGLALRGAPLREFRRGETEVPVWVRFAGAEDFGVEDIDSFTVRAPDGRTVPLLAMVDVAVKPSATQIQRANRQTTVAIQANLAVKATVPEARKAMEETLKSVAFPAGYSFTFESGAFEDEAEANSQMMFNLLIALVMIYVVMAAVFESLLFPSAIMSGVLFSVFGVFWLFWLTGTEFNIMAFIGILVLMGVVVNNGIVMIEHINNLRRRGLSRTDALVEGSRERLRPILMTMGTAILAMVPISLTNTQMGGDGPAYYPMARAIAGGLAFSTVVSLLFLPTIYAMLDDLRNGTTRMVRRARGKGDGTVPAAAVAALRAE; translated from the coding sequence ATGACAATTGCAGAGCTCAGCATCAAGCGGCCCGTCACGGCGATCATGTTCTTCGTGTCGCTGTTCGTGATCGGCCTGATCGCGGCGATCAGGCTGCCGCTGGAAGCCTTCCCGGAGGTGTCGCCGCCCTTCATCTTCGTGCAGATCCCTTACGAGGGATCCACGCCGGAGGAAGTGGAGCGCACGCTGCTGCGGCCGGTGGAAGAAGCGCTGTCGACGATGACTGACGTCAAGCGCATGGACGCCAACGCCCGTTCCGACGGTGCCGAGATATTCATGCAGTTCTCGGATTGGGACCGCGATGTCGCCATCGCGGCGTCGGAGGCGCGCGAGCGCATCGACGCCATCCGCGATGACCTGCCGGACGACCTGCAGCGCTACAACGTGTTCAAGTTCTCCACCACCGATGAACCGGTGTTGCGCGTGCGCCTGGCCAGTTCGACCGACCTGACCGGTGCGTACGACATGATCGACCGCGAGTTCAAGCGGCGCATCGAACGCATCCCGGGCGTGGCAAGGGTGGAGGTAACCGGCGCGGCGCCGAACGAGGTCGAGATCGCCATCGATCCCGACCGCCTGACCGCGCACAACCTGAGCATCAATGACCTCAACACGCGCCTGCAGGCGGTCAACTTCTCGGTGTCCGCCGGGCAGATCGACGACGGCGGACGACGCCTGCGCGTGCAGCCCGTGGGCGAGATCACCGACCTGCAGCAGTTGCGTGACCTGATCATCGACACCAAGGGTACGCGCCTGGGCGATATCGCCGACGTGCGCCTGAAGCCCGCGCGCATGAACTACGGCCGCCGCCTCGACGGCAAGCCGGCGATCGGCCTGGACATCTTCAAGGAGCGAAGCGCCAACCTGGTCGAGGTATCCGGCAACGCGCTCAAGGAAGTCGAAGCGATCCGCGATCAGCCCGAGATGGCCGGGATCCAGATCAAGATCATCGACAACCAGGGCGACAACGTCACCAGTTCGCTGCTCGAGCTGGCCGAGGCCGGCGGTATCGGCCTGTTGCTGTCGATCGCGGTGCTGTTCTTCTTCCTGCGCCACTGGCCGTCGACGCTGATGGTGACCCTGGCAATTCCGATCTGTTTCGTGATGACCCTGGGTTTCATGTACTTCACCGGCGTCACGCTCAACATCCTGACGATGATGGGCCTGCTGCTGGCGGTGGGCATGCTGGTCGACAACGCCGTGGTCGTGGTGGAGAGCATCTACCAGGAACGCGAGCGCATGCCGGACCAGCCGACGCTGGCCTCGATCGTCGGCACCAGGCACGTGGCCATCGCGCTGTCGGCCGGCACGCTGTGCCACTGCATCGTGTTCCTGCCCAACCTGTTCGGCGACCGCAACTTCCTCAGCATCTACCTGTCGCAGATCGCGATCACGATCTCGGTGTCGCTGCTGGCCTCATGGCTGGTCGCGGTCAGCCTGATCCCGATGATATCGGCGCGGCTGAAGACGCCGCCGGCGGTGCGCTCGGACCGCGGGCTGATCCCGCGCCTGCAGAGCGGCTATGCACGGTTCCTGCGCTGGACGCTGGAGCACCGCGGCAAGAGCGTGCTCGGCATCCTGATGATCATCGCCATCAGCATCGTGCCGATGAACCTGACCAAGAAGAACATGTTCGGTGGCGACGACGGCACCGAGACCAACATCTTCTACCAGTGGAAGGGCGCCTATACCAAGGAGCAGATGTCGGCGGAGATCCTCAAGGTCGAGAAGTTCCTGGAGGCCAACCGCAAGCGCTACAACATCACCCAGATCTACTCGTACTTCAGCGAGCAGGGCTGGGGCGGTACGCGCCTGACCTTCGACCTCGACAAGGTCAAGGAAACCAAGGCGACCATCGAGAAGCTGCGTGAGGAGCTGCCCAAGTCGGCGCGCGCCAACATCGGCATCGGCAACCAGGGTGGCGGTGGCGGCGGTGGCGGACCTGGTCAGAACGTCCAGGTGCAGCTGGTCGGCGACTCGACCGAAACACTGGTGGAGCTGGCCAACGACATCGTGCCGATCCTGGCCAAGCGCAAGGAGCTTCGTGACGTCCGCGTCGATATCGGTGACCAGAACAGCGAGCTGTCGGTGCACGTCGATCGTGACCGTGCCGCTGCCTTCGGCTTCAGCGCGAAGGAAGTGGCCAGCTTCGTCGGCCTGGCACTGCGTGGCGCTCCGTTGCGCGAGTTCCGCCGTGGCGAGACCGAGGTGCCGGTCTGGGTCCGTTTCGCCGGCGCCGAGGATTTCGGCGTGGAAGACATCGACAGCTTCACCGTCCGTGCCCCGGACGGCCGTACCGTGCCGCTGCTGGCGATGGTCGACGTCGCCGTGAAGCCGTCGGCTACGCAGATCCAGCGCGCCAACCGCCAGACCACGGTGGCCATCCAGGCCAACCTGGCCGTCAAGGCCACTGTGCCCGAAGCGCGCAAGGCGATGGAAGAGACGCTCAAGTCGGTGGCGTTCCCAGCCGGCTACAGCTTCACCTTCGAAAGCGGCGCCTTCGAGGACGAGGCCGAGGCCAACAGCCAGATGATGTTCAATCTGCTGATCGCCCTGGTGATGATCTACGTGGTGATGGCCGCGGTGTTCGAGTCACTGCTGTTCCCGTCGGCGATCATGAGCGGTGTGCTGTTCTCGGTGTTCGGCGTGTTCTGGCTGTTCTGGCTCACCGGCACGGAGTTCAACATCATGGCCTTCATTGGCATCCTGGTGCTGATGGGCGTGGTGGTGAACAACGGCATCGTGATGATCGAGCACATCAACAACCTGCGACGCCGCGGCCTGTCGCGGACCGATGCGCTGGTCGAGGGCAGTCGCGAGCGACTGCGTCCGATCCTGATGACGATGGGCACGGCGATCCTGGCGATGGTGCCGATCTCGCTGACCAATACCCAGATGGGTGGCGATGGCCCGGCGTACTACCCGATGGCGCGTGCCATTGCCGGTGGCCTGGCGTTCTCGACGGTGGTCAGCCTGCTGTTCCTGCCGACCATCTACGCGATGCTCGACGACCTGCGCAACGGCACCACCCGCATGGTGCGGCGTGCGCGTGGCAAGGGTGACGGAACGGTGCCGGCCGCAGCAGTGGCCGCACTGAGAGCGGAGTAA
- a CDS encoding PilX N-terminal domain-containing pilus assembly protein: MALMMVLLLLIVATLLGLASLRGALLEERMSAGMFDRSLAFQSAETALRVAEQKVREAALSGRSIGVDCAASGVICPGTPPSIDTVGAAGCTHNAPGCWTSVAERSSNSDAAAGAPQYYIEYMGDFAVNAEEAGAGRSASGHQYGAPPATYGKSIYRITARSHDPRGNRAVVALQATIELR; this comes from the coding sequence GTGGCACTGATGATGGTTCTGCTCCTGCTGATCGTTGCGACCCTGCTAGGCCTGGCGAGCCTGCGGGGTGCGCTGCTGGAGGAGCGGATGAGCGCCGGCATGTTCGATCGCAGCCTGGCCTTCCAGTCCGCGGAAACCGCGCTTCGCGTCGCCGAGCAGAAGGTGCGCGAGGCGGCCTTGTCAGGACGATCCATCGGCGTGGATTGCGCGGCCTCTGGAGTCATTTGTCCGGGCACGCCGCCCAGTATCGATACTGTCGGAGCAGCCGGCTGCACGCACAACGCGCCGGGCTGCTGGACGAGCGTCGCGGAGAGGTCGTCCAACTCCGATGCAGCCGCCGGCGCGCCCCAGTACTACATCGAGTACATGGGGGACTTTGCGGTGAACGCCGAGGAAGCCGGTGCCGGGCGCAGCGCATCGGGCCATCAATACGGCGCGCCGCCAGCGACCTACGGCAAGTCCATCTACCGCATAACTGCACGAAGCCACGATCCCCGTGGCAATCGTGCCGTCGTTGCGCTGCAGGCGACGATCGAATTGCGTTGA
- a CDS encoding prepilin-type N-terminal cleavage/methylation domain-containing protein — translation MSARRRTLCCSGAEGGFSLIELMISLVLGLLVSAAAVGIFLSNQRTYRATESLARIQENARVAFELMAREVRQAAGNPCGMNLPVANVLNGASAATIPWWMNWDRGIVGYDNGALAGAAAGTDAIEFLSSGEGTVTVTRHDQQPRNPGSPASFKVDAPIQGLRAGDIVLVCDYTQASIVQVGAVRDGNTTIEFGRGNGQPGNCTKDLGVPVVCAANGSGKSYSANSLLARLHAVRWFVADNGRGGRSLYRVPVERGSVQPREEVAERIRDMQVTYLVAGAGRYTGAGAGVDWKNVIAVHISLTLQGVERGGAERSQLVRTLVHTVSLRNRTS, via the coding sequence ATGAGCGCGCGGCGACGGACGCTCTGCTGCAGCGGCGCCGAAGGCGGCTTCAGCCTCATCGAGCTGATGATCTCGCTGGTGCTCGGCCTGCTGGTGTCGGCCGCGGCGGTCGGAATCTTCCTTTCCAACCAGCGGACCTATCGAGCGACCGAAAGCCTGGCCAGGATCCAGGAGAACGCGAGGGTGGCGTTCGAACTGATGGCGCGCGAGGTTCGCCAGGCTGCAGGGAATCCCTGCGGAATGAACCTGCCGGTGGCCAATGTCCTCAATGGCGCGTCGGCGGCAACGATCCCGTGGTGGATGAACTGGGACAGGGGAATTGTCGGCTACGACAACGGTGCACTTGCCGGCGCTGCCGCAGGAACCGATGCAATCGAGTTCCTTTCGTCCGGAGAGGGAACGGTTACCGTGACCCGTCATGACCAGCAGCCGCGCAATCCCGGATCACCGGCGAGCTTCAAGGTCGACGCCCCCATCCAGGGCCTGCGCGCCGGCGACATCGTCCTGGTCTGTGACTACACCCAGGCCAGCATCGTCCAGGTCGGCGCAGTCCGTGACGGCAACACCACGATCGAGTTCGGCAGGGGCAATGGCCAGCCTGGCAACTGCACGAAGGACCTCGGCGTTCCGGTGGTGTGTGCCGCAAACGGCAGCGGCAAGTCCTACAGTGCCAACTCGCTGCTGGCCAGGCTTCATGCCGTGCGCTGGTTTGTCGCCGACAACGGCCGGGGCGGCCGATCGCTGTATCGCGTGCCGGTGGAACGGGGCAGCGTGCAACCACGCGAGGAAGTCGCCGAGCGCATACGGGACATGCAGGTGACCTACCTTGTGGCCGGAGCGGGCAGGTACACCGGCGCCGGTGCCGGCGTCGACTGGAAGAACGTCATCGCCGTGCATATCTCGTTGACGCTCCAGGGCGTCGAGCGTGGTGGCGCGGAACGTTCGCAACTCGTACGGACGCTCGTTCATACCGTCTCGTTGCGGAACCGGACATCGTGA
- a CDS encoding GspH/FimT family pseudopilin, translated as MPGFTLLELMVVVALVAILAAVGYPGMSAIINGNRLGGSANEMVATLQFARMEAVRLNRTVTVCRSGNGSGCTSGEVWNTWIAIADSDRDGAVDDVLRVGTVAAPVQLRVSPSVRDSRIAFRSDGLARAGDSALLNATFAVCLPTSSPADNVRRISIVSGSRISTHAENAGGRCDAPGNL; from the coding sequence GTGCCCGGCTTCACCCTGCTGGAACTGATGGTCGTCGTCGCGCTGGTGGCCATCCTCGCAGCGGTCGGCTACCCGGGCATGAGCGCCATCATCAACGGCAACCGCCTTGGCGGATCGGCGAACGAGATGGTCGCCACGCTGCAGTTTGCGCGGATGGAAGCGGTTCGGCTGAACCGGACGGTCACCGTGTGCCGGAGCGGCAATGGCAGCGGCTGCACGAGCGGTGAGGTCTGGAACACCTGGATAGCAATCGCCGACTCGGACCGCGATGGAGCGGTGGATGATGTCCTTCGCGTGGGGACTGTCGCGGCGCCGGTCCAGCTGAGGGTCAGTCCGTCCGTTCGCGACAGCCGTATCGCCTTCCGCTCCGATGGCCTGGCGCGAGCCGGCGACAGCGCCTTGTTGAATGCGACCTTCGCGGTGTGCCTGCCGACGAGTTCGCCTGCCGACAACGTGCGACGGATCAGCATCGTTTCTGGCAGCCGAATCTCCACGCACGCGGAGAACGCAGGAGGGCGGTGCGATGCGCCGGGCAACCTCTAG